One window of the Carnobacterium maltaromaticum DSM 20342 genome contains the following:
- a CDS encoding LCP family protein, with the protein MSKTKKILIMLLCLFLLIIGAIGVYAFKVYRDVTNTTDNIYEKVDKDEVRNDPVSVDKGEDPFSVLLLGVDTGDLGRTEQGRSDSIMVVTVNPNTNESKIVSIPRDTYTEIIGQGTTDKINHAYAFGGTAMAVNTVQNLLNIPIDYYIEVNMQGVKDLVDAVGGIDVNSPLEFKQNGFEFTKGPVHLDGEKALAFSRNRYDDPTGDYGRQGRQRQVIEAVVKKAATFSTLTNYKDILNALQNNMKTNLTFDNMYDIQAKYKAAAGNIEQVQMQGTGEMINDISYQIISPDELARVSGILRNNLEL; encoded by the coding sequence ATGTCGAAAACAAAAAAAATTTTAATAATGTTATTGTGTTTATTTTTACTCATAATTGGTGCAATTGGTGTATATGCTTTTAAAGTCTATCGAGATGTTACTAATACGACCGATAATATTTATGAGAAAGTTGATAAGGATGAGGTCCGTAATGACCCAGTTAGTGTGGATAAAGGTGAAGACCCATTTTCAGTATTACTATTAGGAGTAGATACTGGTGATTTAGGTAGAACAGAGCAAGGTCGCTCAGACTCTATTATGGTTGTTACGGTTAATCCAAACACTAATGAATCTAAAATAGTAAGTATTCCTCGTGATACTTATACTGAAATTATTGGACAGGGCACTACAGATAAAATTAACCATGCGTATGCTTTTGGTGGAACTGCGATGGCTGTTAATACAGTTCAAAATTTATTGAATATACCTATTGATTATTATATAGAAGTCAACATGCAAGGAGTTAAGGATTTAGTTGATGCTGTTGGTGGGATCGATGTAAATAGTCCGCTTGAGTTTAAACAAAATGGATTTGAGTTTACTAAAGGTCCGGTTCACTTAGATGGAGAAAAAGCACTAGCTTTTTCTAGAAATAGATATGATGATCCAACTGGAGATTACGGTCGCCAAGGACGTCAACGACAAGTTATTGAAGCAGTAGTTAAAAAAGCTGCAACTTTTTCTACATTAACGAATTACAAAGATATTTTAAATGCACTACAAAATAACATGAAAACAAATTTAACTTTCGATAATATGTATGACATTCAAGCGAAATATAAGGCGGCAGCCGGTAATATTGAACAAGTACAAATGCAAGGAACTGGAGAAATGATTAATGATATTTCTTACCAAATCATTTCTCCAGATGAATTAGCACGAGTATCCGGTATTTTACGTAATAATTTAGAACTTTAA
- a CDS encoding lipopolysaccharide biosynthesis protein, translated as MIHRIKEYLEKLGSSNKQILSNIFGSFLIKGGAMLLSLFTLPAYMRYFDNQLILGFWFTALSVLSWILTFDLGIGNGLRNNLVTALVDRDKDKVKRYISSAYLVMFLIVCISYGVSYFIFPIIDFNLIFNVPKDILSADVLLKVSQIIFIGIMIQFLLRLVISIFYALQKAVVPNLLTLISTIIQLMYVLFAHSSTVEQNLINFAYVNILAVNLPLLIATVFIFTGSLKGCAPNIKFFTKQLAYDVMKLGGVFFWIQVMYMILTATNDIMISWFAGPDKVVEYQVYNRLFTLIGTFFSLALTPIWSAVTKAFSEEKYSWIVKLYRILKKTAVLAVVLEILLIPFLQALVNLWLGKNTIEINFTYAFIFAIFGSLMIWNSVLSSIANGMGILKTQLLFFTVGAIIKLPIVYVLNYFFNSWIVVIMANILVLIPFCIIQPVTINNYLKEKTRIESSKNNELC; from the coding sequence ATGATTCATAGAATAAAAGAGTACCTTGAAAAGTTAGGAAGTTCTAATAAACAGATTTTATCAAATATATTTGGTTCTTTTTTGATAAAAGGTGGGGCAATGCTTTTAAGTTTGTTTACATTGCCAGCATATATGAGATATTTTGATAATCAATTAATTTTAGGCTTTTGGTTTACTGCTTTATCTGTTTTATCTTGGATACTTACTTTTGATTTAGGGATAGGAAATGGTTTAAGAAATAATTTGGTAACGGCTCTAGTAGATAGAGATAAAGATAAAGTAAAGAGATACATCTCTTCCGCTTATCTAGTTATGTTTTTAATTGTTTGTATATCATATGGTGTTAGTTATTTTATTTTTCCAATCATTGACTTTAATCTGATTTTTAATGTTCCGAAAGATATACTATCTGCGGATGTCTTATTGAAGGTTTCACAAATAATTTTTATTGGAATCATGATTCAGTTTCTATTAAGACTTGTTATTTCCATATTTTATGCACTACAAAAAGCCGTTGTGCCTAATTTGTTAACTCTTATTTCGACTATTATTCAATTGATGTATGTGCTTTTCGCTCATTCCTCAACAGTGGAACAAAATTTAATTAATTTTGCTTATGTAAATATATTAGCCGTTAACCTTCCTTTATTAATAGCTACAGTATTTATTTTCACTGGATCTTTAAAGGGGTGTGCTCCAAATATTAAATTTTTTACAAAACAATTAGCTTACGATGTGATGAAACTAGGAGGTGTTTTTTTCTGGATCCAAGTCATGTATATGATTTTAACCGCAACTAATGATATTATGATATCTTGGTTTGCTGGTCCAGATAAAGTTGTAGAGTATCAGGTGTACAATAGATTATTTACTTTAATTGGAACTTTTTTTTCATTAGCATTAACCCCTATTTGGTCAGCTGTAACAAAGGCGTTTTCAGAAGAAAAGTATTCTTGGATAGTTAAATTATACCGAATACTAAAAAAAACAGCTGTTTTAGCTGTTGTGTTGGAAATTTTACTAATTCCTTTCTTACAAGCACTAGTTAATCTCTGGTTAGGAAAAAATACAATTGAAATTAATTTCACATATGCTTTTATTTTTGCAATATTTGGTAGTCTAATGATATGGAATAGTGTTCTTTCTAGCATAGCAAATGGTATGGGAATATTAAAGACTCAATTGCTTTTTTTTACTGTAGGTGCGATAATAAAATTGCCGATAGTTTATGTTTTAAATTATTTTTTCAATAGTTGGATTGTTGTAATAATGGCTAATATTTTGGTTTTAATCCCTTTTTGTATCATTCAACCCGTTACAATAAACAATTATTTAAAAGAAAAGACCAGAATTGAATCCTCAAAAAATAACGAACTGTGTTAA
- a CDS encoding glycosyltransferase family 4 protein — protein MKKKIMLIHHSGLIGGGSISLLNILKELKDDHEVVLYLTTYPNDFHEYLKKENIESVECSIKFAKITYYSGGNNIFNPKFWYHSLKILTQKNYWNKILEKESPDLVMVNSKVMCWFGKLTKIKKIKSICFVRETVKGNPKNLINNLINNMLDNFNSVIFLSEFDSSQANLKKAKKIISHDFINMSVYNSNYSKEMACKELGINSSAFNILYVGGVNKIKGIYTLLKALKILEHENIKIIIAGSGLKEGSKKEWIMRTGQLLFSKKIEKYIEVNRLQGKIEFIGVQKNMSIPYTACDILVFPMTKSHQARPAFEVGLFKKTVLISNFSNIYEFITDLKNGLYFDNRDEKDLADKIMLVKNNSLLRGQLGEANFANTMSKHLPEFALKELLEEIDQLLK, from the coding sequence ATGAAAAAAAAGATTATGTTAATCCATCATTCTGGTTTAATAGGTGGTGGGAGCATAAGTTTACTTAATATCCTGAAAGAACTTAAAGATGATCATGAGGTAGTTTTGTATCTGACTACTTATCCAAATGATTTTCATGAGTACTTAAAAAAAGAAAATATAGAGTCGGTAGAATGCTCAATAAAATTTGCTAAAATTACTTATTATAGTGGTGGTAATAATATTTTTAATCCAAAGTTTTGGTATCATTCTTTAAAAATATTAACTCAAAAAAATTATTGGAATAAAATTTTAGAAAAAGAATCACCTGATTTAGTTATGGTAAATTCTAAAGTGATGTGTTGGTTTGGAAAATTAACTAAGATTAAAAAAATAAAAAGTATATGTTTTGTAAGAGAGACAGTTAAAGGAAATCCTAAAAATCTCATTAATAACTTGATTAATAACATGTTGGATAATTTTAATAGTGTGATATTTTTATCAGAGTTCGATTCTTCTCAGGCTAATTTAAAAAAAGCAAAAAAAATTATTTCTCATGATTTTATAAATATGTCTGTGTACAACAGTAATTACTCTAAAGAAATGGCTTGTAAAGAATTAGGAATCAATTCCTCTGCGTTTAATATTCTTTATGTAGGTGGCGTGAATAAAATAAAAGGAATTTATACATTACTGAAGGCATTAAAAATATTAGAACATGAAAATATAAAAATTATAATAGCAGGTTCTGGACTAAAAGAAGGCAGTAAGAAAGAATGGATTATGAGAACGGGCCAATTATTATTTTCAAAAAAAATAGAAAAGTATATTGAAGTTAACAGATTACAAGGAAAAATAGAGTTTATTGGGGTTCAAAAGAATATGAGTATTCCCTATACAGCATGTGATATTTTGGTGTTTCCTATGACCAAATCTCATCAAGCCAGACCTGCTTTTGAAGTGGGGTTATTCAAAAAAACTGTTCTCATTTCTAATTTCTCCAATATATATGAATTTATTACAGATTTAAAAAATGGGCTGTACTTTGATAATCGTGATGAAAAAGATTTGGCTGATAAGATAATGTTAGTAAAAAATAACTCTTTACTGAGGGGACAACTAGGAGAAGCTAATTTTGCTAATACTATGAGCAAACATTTACCTGAATTTGCGTTAAAAGAACTGCTAGAAGAAATAGATCAATTGTTAAAGTAG